Proteins co-encoded in one Halorussus lipolyticus genomic window:
- a CDS encoding YlbF family regulator encodes MSIETEADGEATELARVEELAGELGEAIAQTPEYQKFEETKQAVEDDDEAQEKVEEFEQLRQEFMLARQTGEATQEDVKKVQQAQQELHSLPVMDEYLQAQEDLEARLEALNDAISEPLAVDFSDQSSGCCED; translated from the coding sequence ATGAGCATCGAAACTGAGGCCGACGGCGAGGCGACTGAACTCGCTCGCGTCGAAGAACTCGCAGGGGAACTCGGCGAGGCAATCGCCCAGACGCCCGAGTACCAGAAGTTCGAGGAGACCAAGCAGGCCGTCGAGGACGACGACGAGGCCCAAGAGAAGGTCGAGGAGTTCGAGCAACTCCGCCAAGAGTTCATGCTCGCCCGCCAGACCGGCGAGGCCACCCAAGAGGACGTCAAGAAGGTCCAGCAGGCCCAACAGGAGCTTCACTCCCTGCCGGTGATGGACGAGTACCTCCAAGCCCAAGAGGACCTCGAAGCCCGACTCGAAGCCCTCAACGACGCCATTTCGGAGCCGCTGGCAGTGGACTTCAGCGACCAGTCCAGCGGTTGCTGTGAAGACTAA